The following proteins are co-located in the Elusimicrobiota bacterium genome:
- a CDS encoding metallophosphoesterase family protein produces the protein MRYGVFSDVHGNLEALNVVLDFFHASRVEGYICCGDVVGYGPDPEECLGLIRALKNLHIVCGNHDLAVIGRIDMEWFNPYARAATLWTRAALSAQSHRYLETLTARLDHKDFTVVHGSPQRPADEYLLSVAQFKNNMSRVKAWPLFCGHSHMPVSFHCSAEGKVEALFIEDHQAVTGEVAPYGIVPVAYNPGAVGQPRDHDKRAACAIWDSEARTFQVYRFAYDVAATQAKIRGHGLPEYLALRLAYGQ, from the coding sequence ATGCGGTACGGCGTCTTCTCGGACGTGCATGGGAACCTGGAAGCCTTGAACGTGGTTTTGGACTTCTTCCACGCCTCGAGGGTCGAAGGCTACATCTGCTGCGGAGACGTCGTGGGGTACGGCCCGGACCCGGAGGAGTGCCTGGGTCTCATCCGTGCGCTGAAGAACCTGCACATCGTCTGCGGCAACCACGACTTGGCCGTCATCGGCCGCATCGACATGGAATGGTTCAACCCCTACGCGCGCGCGGCCACCCTCTGGACGCGGGCCGCCTTGTCGGCGCAGTCGCACCGGTACCTGGAGACTCTGACGGCGCGCTTGGACCATAAGGACTTCACCGTCGTGCACGGCTCGCCGCAGCGGCCCGCCGACGAGTACCTGCTCAGCGTGGCCCAGTTCAAGAACAATATGTCCCGGGTCAAGGCCTGGCCGCTGTTCTGCGGGCACAGCCATATGCCGGTCAGCTTCCACTGCTCGGCCGAGGGCAAGGTCGAGGCGCTCTTCATCGAAGACCACCAGGCCGTCACCGGCGAGGTGGCGCCCTACGGGATCGTGCCCGTGGCCTATAACCCGGGCGCCGTGGGCCAGCCGCGCGACCACGACAAACGCGCCGCCTGCGCGATCTGGGACAGCGAGGCGCGGACCTTCCAGGTGTACCGCTTCGCCTACGATGTGGCCGCGACCCAGGCCAAGATCCGCGGCCACGGCCTGCCTGAGTACCTTGCGCTGCGCCTGGCCTACGGACAATGA
- a CDS encoding MFS transporter: MRDRLTVAFSFALIFSFSSIDSAISPLVGPIHSYFRVPLDQALWLISSATAGIVLGVLAGPALTSSLRVARVLAAGTAGLVAAHALFLLTGSFSAALVLRFLFGLSCGMVASVLWWLTFHGVDKAYYPAMIVVLMSARPLATAIGVPAVGLAASRLDWRAPLWALGGLIALSGAGLCRVMHEPPGAKRPLRLGRLVGEYAEALRVPFAGAYYAGLTINRMCYFGFYALSGIWFIRHYGLGLEAISLALLVIGLAEAMVNFLVPRMIKAWGHDRLFTGSLVLSGLLLPLFLSGRLPLAWAVAAVTLFMLLDRVYSMAAVITIPRMFPVTGNKTTFGSLNTLTAWLGLTLISGFEGRFTESLGIAAVQWVLGACFVAGSALLYWVQKQTVRGRPAAKSV, from the coding sequence TTGAGGGACCGGCTCACGGTCGCGTTCTCCTTCGCCCTGATCTTCTCCTTCTCATCCATCGACAGCGCCATCTCGCCGTTGGTGGGGCCGATCCACTCCTATTTCCGCGTGCCCCTGGACCAGGCCCTGTGGCTGATCTCGTCGGCCACCGCCGGGATCGTGCTGGGCGTTCTGGCCGGCCCGGCGCTGACCTCCAGTCTGCGGGTGGCTCGCGTGCTGGCCGCGGGGACGGCGGGCCTGGTCGCCGCGCACGCCCTGTTCCTGCTCACGGGAAGCTTCTCCGCCGCCCTGGTGCTGCGCTTCCTCTTCGGCCTCTCCTGCGGGATGGTGGCTTCGGTGCTGTGGTGGCTGACCTTCCACGGCGTGGACAAGGCGTACTACCCGGCCATGATCGTGGTGCTGATGTCGGCGCGGCCTCTGGCCACGGCTATCGGCGTGCCCGCCGTGGGCCTGGCCGCGTCCCGGCTGGACTGGCGCGCGCCGCTGTGGGCGCTGGGCGGGCTCATCGCGCTCAGCGGGGCTGGCCTGTGCCGGGTCATGCACGAGCCTCCGGGCGCCAAGAGGCCCCTGCGCCTGGGCCGCCTGGTCGGCGAATACGCCGAAGCCCTCCGCGTCCCTTTCGCCGGAGCTTACTACGCGGGGCTGACCATCAATCGCATGTGCTACTTCGGGTTCTACGCGCTCTCCGGCATCTGGTTCATCCGGCACTATGGGCTGGGGTTGGAGGCCATCAGCCTGGCGCTGCTGGTCATCGGGCTGGCCGAGGCCATGGTGAACTTCCTCGTGCCCCGGATGATAAAGGCCTGGGGCCACGACCGGCTCTTCACCGGGAGCCTGGTCCTCTCCGGACTGCTGCTGCCCCTGTTCCTGAGCGGCCGCCTGCCCTTGGCCTGGGCCGTGGCCGCGGTGACGCTGTTCATGCTGCTCGACCGGGTCTACAGCATGGCCGCGGTCATCACCATCCCGCGCATGTTCCCGGTGACCGGCAACAAGACCACCTTCGGGAGCCTCAACACGCTGACGGCGTGGCTGGGGCTGACGCTGATCTCCGGATTCGAAGGCCGGTTCACCGAGTCTTTGGGCATCGCCGCGGTGCAGTGGGTCCTGGGGGCCTGCTTCGTCGCGGGCTCGGCCCTGCTCTACTGGGTGCAGAAGCAGACCGTGCGGGGCCGGCCGGCCGCAAAATCGGTATAA
- a CDS encoding class I SAM-dependent methyltransferase: MTQSGDWKDAGFVAHYNALYGLSEAEARPYLDRLALNRADSLVDFGCGDGSFLAWAAPLAGRALGVDGSARQAGLAREKLRRLPHVEVVESGFLDCGLAGRTFSKGFSRKALHHLTDPQKLEFLRRVGPFFSPGALFLLEDGIFPFERAQLEAHMPQVMEEGAAYFADAWPAKRDDFLHMMREEFPTGAGFWSAAFEAAGFRVAERWQKNCFLGGLLARKEA, from the coding sequence ATGACGCAGAGCGGAGATTGGAAAGACGCGGGCTTCGTCGCGCATTACAACGCGCTCTACGGTCTTTCCGAGGCTGAGGCCAGGCCCTATCTCGACCGCCTGGCTCTGAACCGGGCGGATTCCTTGGTGGATTTCGGCTGCGGGGACGGCTCGTTCCTGGCCTGGGCCGCGCCTTTGGCCGGGCGGGCTCTGGGCGTGGACGGCTCGGCGCGGCAGGCCGGCTTGGCCCGCGAGAAGCTCCGGCGCCTGCCCCACGTGGAGGTCGTCGAGTCCGGCTTCCTCGACTGCGGCCTGGCCGGCCGGACTTTCAGCAAGGGCTTCTCGCGCAAGGCTCTCCACCATCTGACCGACCCCCAGAAGCTGGAGTTCCTGCGCCGCGTCGGCCCGTTCTTCTCCCCTGGAGCGCTGTTCCTTTTGGAAGACGGCATATTCCCGTTCGAGCGCGCGCAACTGGAAGCCCATATGCCGCAGGTCATGGAAGAGGGCGCCGCCTATTTTGCCGACGCCTGGCCGGCCAAGCGGGACGACTTCCTGCATATGATGCGCGAGGAATTTCCGACCGGGGCCGGCTTCTGGTCCGCCGCTTTCGAGGCGGCCGGGTTCCGGGTGGCCGAGCGCTGGCAGAAGAACTGTTTCTTGGGCGGCCTATTGGCCCGCAAGGAGGCCTGA